Within the Ficedula albicollis isolate OC2 chromosome 26, FicAlb1.5, whole genome shotgun sequence genome, the region TCCTGCTATAAATTGCAGAAACTCCCCAGCTTTCTGCTGTAAATCCAAGTGAAGCGTCTCCCTTGGGATTTGGTGTTTAAACATGTGGCAATAACAGCTCTCTTAAAAAATTACAGGCTTAAACAAAGGATAATATACCTCAAGGATgctcaggagggaaaaagagatgGACAACAGTGGGAGTTACTTCcacaattttatttatatcCCCACTCCCCGGTAGTGGAGTTCTGTAGCTCCATTCCTTGTGCAAGGACTTCTCCTTCAGATTTCCCACACCATGCAGGAAGGAATTATATTTGTTCCGTCATAACAATAAAATCAGTCCACAAAAGCtgtaaacattatttttagagTCTTTTGTTACTGTCTctttcaaacacacacacacacacacacacacacacacacacatacacacacagtaTTTGTATCAAAGAATTTCTGGGTGACCTTTGACGTCCAGTCCTTGACTCAATCTCacactttactttttttcttgtatttgtttttaagcaaaaatCCCTTGATGTGAATGTTCTTTTGTGGCTGGTACCTGACAGAATCATGGCATTCCCATGCTTCCAGCCCAAATGAAGCTTCTTTCCTagaaaatccatggaaaatccCCTGTTATAACGCCACAGGGATGTTAAAGCTTGGAGAGGTGCAGCTCTTGGTCTGAACACGTGCACAGAGAATCCTGaccaggagcactgggaatgtTGGAGGGCGTTTTTCCCTCCCAcctgagcaggaagggaagCTCCAAAGGGAAGCTCCATCTCTTcattcctgccccaaacctACTCAGCTGCAGGGCGAGCAGCTCCTGGTTTATCATTAAGACTCTTCCCAAGTAATGCTTTCTTTGGCTCACAAATAAATCAAGGACAGCAGtaaaaccagaaaggaaaataaatcttctgATGGATGGCAGAGAGAGCAGATTcttccagctctctgctttccACACTTCAGTTCAGCGACGGCACACGGAGAATTTTCAGCACTTCCCGATTTATCCATGCTAATTCCATGCCATATCCAGCAGCCAGAGGGTCCCACACAGCCGACCCCAGGCAGGATTTGCAGGACTATCAGTCACTAGGAAATCCAGGCCATTTCACAGAAATTCTCACTTCCCTTCTGACAGGCTCTGAAGGATTTTAATCAGGTTCTCCAGCCCAAAAATGTAGCCGTGGTCGGGCCCATCGTACAGGGTAGAGTTGGGGTTACTCTTAGAGCCTTTGAAGGTGGTGTGGGCAAAGTCAATCATCCTCACATCCACCCTGGAGGGGTTCGTGCCGTGACTTTTGGGGAAGGGGAGGTGATGATCCACGCTCTCCTTGCGCTCCTGCCCGTCGTAAATGAtgaggagggagctggagtAGAACCTGTAGGAGCTTTGCTTCCTGATGACGGCCAGCAGGGCCTTGAGGCGCAGGATgatgggctccagcagctccgtGCGCAGCTGGTTCCCGCTGCACAGGAACTGCCGCAGCGTCTGCCGGAACCCCTCCACCGACAGCTTCCTGCCAAAGTATTTGTCTTTGCACAGGAAATGCCCGGTGTCTGCCTGGTAAACCTGCAAGGGAAGGGAGGATGTCTTAGGTTacaatacaggatgtgaccaaaagtatgtattctatcaccacctGCTGAAAccagtgatccttatctctgtggcacatattatccccccccccccccccccccccccccccccccccccccccccccccccccccccccccccccccccccccccccccccccccccccccccccccccccccccccccccccccccccccccccccccccccccccccccccccccccccccccccccccccccccccccccccccccccccccccccccccccccccccccccccccccccccccccccccccccccccccccccccccccccccccccccccccccccccccccccccccccccccccccccccccccccccccccccccccccccccccccccccccccccccccccccccccccccccccccccccccccccccccccccccccccccccccccccccccccccccccccccccccccccccccccccccccccccccccccccccccccccccccccccccccccccccccccccccccccccccccccccccccccccccccccccccccccccccccccccccccccccccccccccccccccccccccccccccccccccccccccccccccccccccccccccccccccccccccccccccccccccaacaccagagcagccttttccactggatcccagaggaaagccagacctttccacatcatccctggagcttcagaggaaactgcaccttctccaggagccctgctccagctgaaccacatctgcccctgcaggaggatgcagccaccattgaatgggactgctgccaacaccctgactgactgacgggtgtcagcttggattctgactctggcagtgctttgggattgttctttgtaatactgcatttctatttgaattttcctagtaaagaactgttcttcctgattcccatatctttgcctgagagccccttaatttccaaattataataataatttggagggaggggttttacattctccatttcaaagagaggctcctgcctttcttagcagacacctgtctttcaaactaGGACAGAGGAATAATCCATAAAatcagaatatcctgagctgcaAGGGATTAACGAAtcatgctttaaaattttaggctttatatttttcaaatcctgcGCTGCATTACTGCATAACTCTAAAATTCATATTAACTTCACATAAAGTGTTAACAACAAGTTAACATTTGACAGTGGCACACTTTGctcagacaaaacaattccttctgGAATCCAAGGACACCCTACAGCCTCAGGCCCtgaaaagtataaacaaaagtgaattgggGAGGAGCGAACTGAGGGAATGtgacttcattacctggagctgtaattggagaATTAACCCCTGAAATGCAAATAGACCAAACTTGTATCTGTCTGAAAGATTCATCACCATGGTCCTtcttgggtgtagcctctgGGAGGCTTTGACTGCCCAAGGTGCATCTGttgaaggcctttaataaatccccactttattctcttaactctgtctagcctctgttctagcCACCACTCCAAGGCATCACTTTGACCACTGAAGTTCAACTGCCCACAGGAAGATGCCAGAGATCAGAAAAGCACATGGGATTCTAActttatatataattttgctttatattCTATTCTTACAACTCTCAAATTATCCTTCAGGCAGGGTTTTGAAACCTGCTTGAGAATAGCGAGTGAGGGAAACACATGGTTTGGctttcctggaggaaggatggggaTTTCCAGCAGGAGAAATTTAGTCCAAAATGAGCCCCTGGCTCTCACAGCCCTGAGATGGGGCACCTCAGTGTggtgcttttggggtttttctgtgcagcagccaAGAGCTGAGCAGGAATCTGTGTGTAAAAGCAGCATCTCAGATGGGGTGAGGGGTTCCAGCTGCTCACACTGTGGCAGTGGCACAGATAGAGGGTCACCATAAATGTGCCATATTTGACACCCTCTCTGAGAGGCCACTTTTTACagtttgggggaaaaagagaataaaattcCTTCAATTCACACCAGCCAAGAACCCCTGGAGATTCCAGCTTGGTTCCAAGTGAGAGGAATGtgggatttgtctttacaaacgagctgtgggtctgctggtagataaaaccagcactgagagataaaacaATAGGAAGGATTCCACCGACTGAtgaatggggggaaaaaaaaagctatttgcCTTTACAGACAAACTAAATACATCATTTCTGTTGGCCTAAACCCTTGGCTTGTAAATTCTTCATGTGAGGAGTCCATAAAAATAAGCCTTCATCTTCCCTTGAGCTTTGAGAGAAATCAACCCCAATCTAAACTCACAAGGGATGGAACCAAAATGGAGCAGAAATCCAGATTCATATGACATCCCAGTGGACTGGAAATGTTTGAAAGTACATTGTTAATGTAAGTAAAGGTATGGAGAATCATTTCctcatttgaaaacatttttagtgAAAAGAAAGCTAATTTCCAAGAAAAGactaattaaaatgtttctctcaattttctttgctgataaatgaaattggatattgaaagCAGcaatggcccccccccccccccccccccccccccccccccccccccccccaaagggagggttatacattagaggggaatctcaggtatcaggtgttctgggaagtctgtgcctctcaagtacctcagcccaaggggaaagagagagggaaatcagcataaaaaggaggctgcatcctccaaaaatctgacaGACCCCCGGGAgatgccccatggcctctccctttattcaaataaagcaaaaggctcctctgtctcctttttggacatcaACCTCTGCTGTTTGTGgcttaattttcctgacacaaGGGAGGAACCAGCAGACGAGGGGACGGAGGCTTTACCTGCATGCCACAGATGCGCACGCCCAGCGACGCCGAGGTGCTCTGCTCACACTTCTTGATGTGCCGAGCTTTCTTCTCCTCCGAGGCGTCGTCCCCGTGCTGCCGAGTGCCCATCTTCAGGTCCAGGATGCAGGGATAGCTGCACTTGGACACCACGTTTTCCAGCAGGAGAAACTCTGGAGCGTGACTTAAGGGAAACCCAATACTTTTAAATTCTAATTGAAAGAGGCCTTAAATCAAAGCAACTGCTGACACTCTCCGTAACAGCTCACAACTGTAATGAGACTTTCTGAGCCAATTTCTCCAACGTGTCATTGCTATGGGCCTCTCGCTGCCAATTCCAGTTAATTTACTGTACTACAGCCCTACCGATTAAAGCCCCAACAGCTCCATTCTCCAGTGACACTGTAGCCCTGGGCTGTCACTCCGACACCTTCCCTGGGTGCCGAGCTGGCTCCGGTGGGTGGGGGAAGTTGTTAAACTCTATTACTCACATGACTGGTGGGTAATGAAGTgtaataggaaaataaaaggcGAGGCAGCTGCTAATTCCTGTATagttgtgtttttaaatgtatgCCAAGGGGATCTTTGACTTCTGCTGAGAACTCTTTATgggaaatgggttttttttctttttttaacagtgaGAGAAGataacagaaatattccttcttttcccagggtctgtgcagagcaggggatgcaATAAACCCTACACTGAATTCCAGCTGTGATCTGCAGCCAGGCCTGTGCTGGaggggggagaggagaaaggataCGATGGAGTTTGTTCTCGCTGTGCTTGGAGGACATGCGGTTCAGGTGCTGCCGGTGACAGTGCAGTCCCCAGGGGTTGTAGCTCTTCCTTTCTGGCTGCTTCCCATTTGCATCTTCCAGCAGGGAATCTGTGTGGCACTGAAGGTCTGTCCTCAAAAGCATCTTCCCAGGGCAGCTAGACAAAGCACACAAAGGGACACATCAGGTTTTTAAGTTCCAGAGGAGAATAttcccttccctctttttttttttttttttctgtagagcCTCAAATTTGATAAGGTGGATTTTCAGGGACTCTCAAAGGAACAATATTGATCATGTCCAACCTGCAGAGATCCTTTGTTACTCCATAACAGTAATTTTCAGAAAGCCAGCTACTGCTGCCTGccaatacttttttttcattataatttaaAGTGTTCTGGCTCCTTTGAAAAGCCAttcacagccccagctgccagggatCTCTATTTATCCACCTaatgggcacagcacaggcaaaTGCTCCAACAATGGGAATGATTCGCAATTTGGAGGGGCTGGCTtcaaggagaggagggagggaaggagtgATGAGGAAATCTGGGAGCAATGGGAGCCTTCCTGGGAGAGCTCtcgatgggatgggatgggatgggatgggatgggatgggatgggatgggatgggatgggatgggatgggatgggatgggatgggatgggatgggatgggatgggatgggatgggatgggatgggatgggatgggatgggatgggatgggatgggatgggatgggatgggatgggatgggatgggatgggatgggatgggatgggatgggatgggatgggatgggatgggatgggatgggatgggatgggatgggatgggatgggatgggatgggatgggatgggatgggatgggatgggatgggatgggatgggatgggatgggatgggatgggatgggatgggatgggatgggatgggatgggatgggatgggatgggatgggatgggatgggatgggatgggatgggatgggatgggatgggatgggatgggatgggatgggatgggatgggatgggatgggatgggatgggatgggatgggatgggatgggatgggatgggatgggatgggatgggatgggatgggatgggatgggatgggatgggatgggatgggatgggatgggagggacTGAAGTCCCTCTGTTGCCAGCAAAGGGACGTTCCATGCTCGGTGACTGTTCTCCCATGGCCCCTCCTCTCCTGGAGCATGCTGTGCTCCAACGAATGGGGTTTAGAGCAGAATTTGAGGCACATATTTGAGCAACAATATCCGAGATCCACCTCACTCCATCCCCACgccagggaagagcagaacCACGCACACAGGCCTTGGCTTTGCTGTTCTTCACCTGGCTGGGCTGCTTTTGCCCTAAACCTACAGCTGGGCCACTAAaaccatcccaaaccatcccaaacccatcccaaccccacCCCACCCAAGTGCCTGATGCCAACTGGGGATATTGCAGAGACTGACAGACCCTCACCTGTCTTTGAAGGTCTTGGTGACCTGGGTGTGGCTCCACTTGCATTTGTGCcacagggtgacagcagggTCACCACCAGTGCTGTCTGGCTGGCCCAGGCCGGGGCTGGCAATCAGGGTCAGGTTGCCCAGGCTGTCCTTCTTGAGGTGCACAGACACAATGCCTggacagagggaaaaacaaacgAGGCATATGAGCCCATGGGGTATCACAGAGGCCTGGCCACCACTTTGCCACCACCTTGTGTTTTGGTGATCCCATTCTGATTTCAAGCCAAATAAAACATCATTAGGCTGAGACTCTGGAAAATACTCTCAGGATTTTCAAGTGTTCCCCCTCTGGAGGCTCAGTTTGAAATCTGCTTCCTCTGACCCCACATTCCTCTGTCCCCCACCTCTCcaagctctgctgtgctccaggtgaCCCAGAAAAGCCCCCTGCTCCAGATCAGGGGCTCCCAGCTTATTTATCACAAGGGatttaagtgctttttaaagACAGCACGAGGCTGGAAACACTTTTCATTGGCAGGAAGCAAAGGGAGGGTTGGGGACAAGACATTTTCCAAGGACACCCAGCGTGCCAACAGCTTCTTTTATTTGGAGAGCCccgggagcagggcagggatgtggccATGGGCTGGCACCGCTGCCACTCATTGTCGTGCTCGTGTCCTTCCCCCAGCACCAAGAACCAGCACCCAGATACCCCACGGGGGCTGCAGTGTCACACCCACGCTGTTTGTGCATGACAGACACGAGGACTGTGAGCagaggttatttttttccaccctgAATGCTTAAAACACCATTCTGCATTTGAACATTGCAATTTTCCCTGACTCTGACAGGAATCACAGGGCTCAAAtgccagccagcccagcacggAATTAGCCCAGCGCGAGCCCAGCGCTGGCacggggctgggctgtgtgcgCGTCTCAAGTGACAGCGCAGGAATGTCACCGATGTCACCGCCGCGGGCTCTGACCTTTCTGGGAAAGGCTGATAACGCCAGCCCGCCCCGTACGGCCGCCTGAGCCTCCCCACgctcctgcttccagcacagccttAAGCTGCACCACGGGGAGTTTAGGTTAaatgtcagaggaaaaaaaaaaaaaaaaaaattctttgctggAAGAAATTTGgcactggaattgtctgcccaAAAGAGCCaggacgtggcactcagtgccaggGTTTAGGATGAGGAGATGTCAGGCCAgaggttggacttggtgatctcaaaggtttttccagcctggttcattctgtgatttggggCTCAGggggctgccagctcccagagaGGACAGGGaccagggacagggcagtgggagcagccaAAGCAGCGCTGGAAGGAGCCCTGCTGCGGAtacagggagctgggctggatccagctgtgcccaggggttTGCTGGGCATTTGGGGGACTGGGTTGGacccagcccccccccccccccccccccccctgggcatTTGGGGGACTGGGttggaccccccccccccccccccccagctgtgcccaggggttTGCTGGGCATTTGGGGGACTGGGTTGGACCCAGATGTGCCCAGGGGGTTTGCTGGGCATttggggagctgggatggatccagATGTGCCCAGGGCATCCTCCCCAGGTCTGCTGGGCATGTGGGAGATGATCTCAGCATCTCAGCAAacagtgctgctctcccaggcagAGGTGCCAAAGCAAACAAACGTGCAAAGCCCCTTCTCTCCATTTCAAGCTCAGTTCCAGGCAGCAAACACGGAGCAGAGGCTTTGCCTCCTGTGCCTGCCggcttctgctgcctcaggggGGTTTCCCCACCTGaactgtccctgcagccacccccaCTGGAGGAGCCAtccctccccagtccctcccagggtcctgcaccccaaaatcatgggttttttccctcaccACAACCATTGCTGGTCGCTTCTGCTGTTCAATCAGCATTACTGTGAACAGGCTGGGTTAAATGGGCTGACTTGGCacagaaatgggggaaaatctACCCGGGCTGCTCTGCCAAGGGAGCTGAGGGGCTGCAAACCTTCATCGGgggaaaaggaatatttttgtaaaCCTTCAtcagggggaaaagaaagatttttgcaCACCTTCatcaggaggaaaaggaatatttttagccctcccagccctctgtGGTGAGCTGAGGGAGTTCCATCTTCCTcaggctccagcactgccttttcCCTGAGTCccattctttaaaaatccatatttcTAAGAGCAAACAAATCTCCTCTCAGCCTGGATGACTGCTTCACATTTTCAGGGGATGTAggcatgggagaaaaaaaaataaaaagagccaTCGTGTCTTTTGCCTAAATCAAagcctttttcattttaaaaagtcacgggaaaaaaaaaaaaaaaaaagagccatcGTGTCTTTTGCCTAAATCAAagcctttttcattttaaaaagtcacaggGAGGCGACCAGAGCCCTCGATTGCAAACACTATAACCTTAAAAACTGTCCCAGTTCCTGCCTGCaatcagcagggctgtgctcattTGCATAGTGCTGACGGGCTGGCCCCAAAAAAACTTATACATAGCGTGAAAGTAAGAGTTGTTAAATATCAGCCGttaatatgaaaattaatgGGGAGATTTTCAAAGGCGAGAACGGAGCGTTAAATTGGAAGGGGATGTgatcctctccctcctcccagcaggAAATTcaatcttcaaaaaaaaaaactacagctCAGCCTGAAAAGTGCTTTGTGTTTCCTGGGGGGATTCCACAGGGGTTTGCAGGTGTCCTGCCATGACCTGTGTGTGGCagacagccccagagctcctcCTTTGCTGCAGCGAGCAAACATCTCTCCACAGCCTTGGGGTCCTGTCTGTGCTGGCTTTTGGGGTCACTGACACCCCAATCCCCCAGCGAGGAGCCAGAGGGTATTTCTGGGCGCTGTCACCATGCTGGTGGCATCTCAGGAGGTTTCACTCTGTAACTCTGCCCTGGTGGGTTTATTTTAGTGTTTACAAGCACATTCATCTCCTGCCGAGGGCACTGGGAACCTGAGCAGAACTGGGCTGGAAAACAAGCCCAGCATCCCCCTGTGAACTCAACTGGGACAAGGCAGGGCCTCAAAGGGGATAAAAGCTGGTCCCAAGGTTACCAAACTGCCTGCTATGGGTGAGGCAAGCAGGAAAACCACCGGCTCAGGGTGAGGCTTGGATGTTATTTGATTCCCATTGTGGAGAATGTCACCATTACATAATGATCCCAGGACTGTTCCCACAGCCCAGAAATAGAGATTAGGTACATGGATACGTGTGAACGGGGGATGGAGCCACCAGGATCATCCCCCTGGGTCACTCATCCCCCTCATCATCCTCACAGGAAATTGTTCCACCTCTGGAATTGCCTagcacagcagagagaggaataaaCCTGTGAGCCCAATGCCAGAATTGCTTTTCAATTACCCCTCATCATAAAACTCTCTGGGGTTtgaaacaggagaggaaaagacaaaaaggtTGGAATAACCAGGGCACCCCTGGACTGGT harbors:
- the IP6K3 gene encoding inositol hexakisphosphate kinase 3 — translated: MPKGSLIPPSGAAASRGSAPRLGRGARSAPAATGSIGEKPAWRKTQRGGNTRVGENCPGTAHPSLCFPPLSAAAEGVPGTMVGQSPGEGRAAVLLQPFVHQVGGHTSMLTYDEHTICKPLVSQELSFYESLPLAMRQFTPQYKGIVSVHLKKDSLGNLTLIASPGLGQPDSTGGDPAVTLWHKCKWSHTQVTKTFKDSCPGKMLLRTDLQCHTDSLLEDANGKQPERKSYNPWGLHCHRQHLNRMSSKHSENKLHQFLLLENVVSKCSYPCILDLKMGTRQHGDDASEEKKARHIKKCEQSTSASLGVRICGMQVYQADTGHFLCKDKYFGRKLSVEGFRQTLRQFLCSGNQLRTELLEPIILRLKALLAVIRKQSSYRFYSSSLLIIYDGQERKESVDHHLPFPKSHGTNPSRVDVRMIDFAHTTFKGSKSNPNSTLYDGPDHGYIFGLENLIKILQSLSEGK